A portion of the Citrobacter rodentium NBRC 105723 = DSM 16636 genome contains these proteins:
- the yafC gene encoding DNA-binding transcriptional regulator YafC produces the protein MKATSEELAIFVSVVESGSFSRAAEQLGQANSAVSRAVKKLEMKLGVSLLNRTTRQLSLTEEGERYFRRVQSVLQEMAAAETEIMETRTTPRGLLRIDAATPVVLHFLMPLIKPFRERYPDITLSLVSSETFINLIERKVDVAIRAGKLTDSSLRARPLFTSYRKIIASPEYIARFGRPETVEDLKQHLCLGFSEPVSLNTWPVACCDGQLHEIECGISSNSGETLKQLCLTGNGIACLSDYMIDREIARGELVELMADKRLPVEMPFSAVYYSDRAVSTRIRAFIDFLSEHVKTAPEGAAVKKG, from the coding sequence ATGAAAGCAACGTCAGAAGAACTGGCTATTTTCGTTTCGGTAGTGGAGAGCGGCAGCTTTAGCCGTGCCGCGGAACAGCTTGGCCAGGCGAACTCGGCGGTCAGCCGGGCGGTTAAAAAACTGGAGATGAAGCTCGGCGTCAGTTTGCTTAACCGTACAACGCGGCAGCTCAGCCTGACGGAAGAAGGCGAGCGCTACTTCCGGCGTGTACAGTCCGTACTGCAGGAGATGGCTGCTGCCGAGACGGAAATTATGGAGACGCGGACAACGCCGCGTGGCCTGCTGCGTATCGATGCCGCCACGCCGGTGGTGCTCCACTTTCTTATGCCACTGATTAAACCGTTTCGTGAACGTTACCCGGACATCACGCTTTCACTTGTCTCTTCTGAAACCTTTATCAATCTCATTGAACGGAAAGTCGATGTCGCCATTCGTGCAGGCAAGCTGACCGATTCCAGTTTGCGCGCCCGACCGCTGTTTACCAGCTATCGAAAGATTATCGCCTCGCCAGAATATATTGCCCGCTTCGGTAGACCTGAGACGGTTGAGGATCTGAAACAACACCTGTGCCTCGGCTTCAGCGAACCGGTTTCGTTAAACACCTGGCCTGTTGCCTGTTGTGACGGTCAGCTTCACGAAATTGAATGCGGCATTTCATCTAATAGTGGGGAAACGCTAAAGCAGCTTTGCCTCACCGGCAACGGGATTGCCTGTCTTTCTGACTATATGATCGATCGCGAAATCGCGCGGGGTGAACTGGTGGAGTTGATGGCGGATAAACGTCTGCCGGTAGAGATGCCGTTTAGCGCGGTCTATTACAGCGATCGCGCGGTAAGTACGCGCATTCGGGCATTTATCGATTTTCTGAGCGAACACGTTAAAACAGCTCCCGAAGGAGCTGCTGTAAAAAAGGGTTAA
- the dkgB gene encoding 2,5-didehydrogluconate reductase DkgB produces MTVPAFGLGTFRLKDDVVIASVKTALELGYRAVDTAQIYDNEAAVGQAIAESSVPRGDLYITTKIWTENLSKEKLIPSLKESLNKLRTDYVDLTLIHWPSPGDAVSLEETMQALLEAKAQGLTREIGISNFTIPLMEKAIAAAGVENIATNQIELSPYLQNGKVVEWAKQHGIHITSYMTLAYGKALKDDVIARIAAKHNATPAQVILAWAMGEGYSVIPSSTKRENLASNLLAQELQLDAEDKEAIAALDCNDRLVSPEGLAPQWD; encoded by the coding sequence ATGACCGTTCCTGCCTTTGGTTTAGGTACTTTCCGTCTTAAGGACGATGTGGTTATCGCATCCGTCAAAACAGCGCTGGAGCTGGGGTATCGCGCTGTTGATACGGCACAAATCTATGATAATGAAGCTGCGGTAGGTCAGGCGATCGCCGAAAGCAGCGTTCCGCGCGGTGATTTGTATATCACCACCAAAATCTGGACTGAAAATCTGAGCAAAGAAAAACTGATCCCCAGCCTGAAAGAGAGCCTGAACAAACTGCGTACTGATTATGTCGATCTGACGTTGATCCACTGGCCGTCTCCTGGCGACGCCGTTTCGCTCGAAGAGACGATGCAGGCGCTGCTGGAAGCAAAAGCACAAGGGTTAACGCGCGAAATCGGCATCTCTAACTTCACCATCCCGTTGATGGAAAAAGCCATTGCCGCAGCAGGTGTCGAAAATATCGCGACGAACCAGATTGAGCTGTCGCCTTATCTGCAAAACGGTAAAGTGGTTGAGTGGGCGAAGCAGCACGGTATCCATATCACCTCTTATATGACGCTGGCCTACGGCAAGGCGCTGAAAGACGACGTAATAGCGCGTATTGCTGCGAAACATAACGCCACGCCTGCTCAGGTTATTCTGGCATGGGCGATGGGGGAAGGTTATTCAGTTATTCCGTCCTCCACGAAACGGGAAAACCTGGCGAGCAACCTGCTGGCGCAGGAACTGCAATTAGACGCAGAGGATAAAGAAGCGATCGCCGCGCTGGACTGTAACGATCGCCTGGTGAGCCCGGAAGGGCTGGCCCCGCAGTGGGATTAA